One part of the Xanthocytophaga agilis genome encodes these proteins:
- the rpsJ gene encoding 30S ribosomal protein S10 — MTQKIRIKLKSFDHSLVDKSCERIVKAVKSTGAVVSGPIPLPTEKEKFTVLRSPHVNKKSREQFQLCTYKRLIDIHSSSAKTVDALMKLELPSGVDVEIKV; from the coding sequence ATGACTCAGAAAATTCGGATTAAATTAAAATCATTCGATCATAGCTTGGTAGACAAGTCATGTGAAAGAATCGTAAAAGCTGTAAAGTCTACAGGAGCAGTAGTGAGCGGTCCTATTCCGTTGCCTACTGAAAAAGAAAAATTTACAGTATTGCGTTCACCACATGTTAACAAAAAATCGCGTGAACAATTTCAACTTTGCACATACAAGCGTTTGATTGATATTCATTCTTCCAGTGCAAAGACAGTTGACGCATTAATGAAACTTGAATTACCTAGTGGTGTTGATGTAGAAATTAAAGTGTGA
- the fusA gene encoding elongation factor G, with the protein MADLKYLRNIGIMAHIDAGKTTTSERVLYYTGRTHKIGEVHEGAATMDWMVQEQERGITITSAATHAQWNYPTEQGEVLDGITKTYEINLIDTPGHVDFTVEVERSLRVLDGAVALFDAVSGVEPQSETVWRQANKYHVPRLCFVNKMDRAGADFFNCVKEIKEKLNAKPVPLQVPIGAEDQFKGVVDLLIMKGIIWNEADKGKTYKIIDIPEDLIETADEWRQYLVESVAEYDDHLMEKFFDDPNSITREEMMVAIRKATIDMTITPVLCGSAFKNKGVQTMLDAVIAYLPSPLDMPAIMGENPDSGQEEERKPDVNGPFAALAFKIATDPYVGRLAFFRVYSGYLDAGSYVLNMRTGKKERISRLMQMHANKQNPIDKVEAGDIAAGVGFKDIKTGDTLVDESKPIILESMSFPEPVIGYAIEPKKQADVDKLSNAITKLVEEDPTLRVETDQETGQTVLKGMGELHLEIIIDRMRREFNVEINQGAPQVAYKETITKTIEHREVFKKQTGGRGKFADIVFEIGPIDEDFKAANPTESFQFVNAIVGGAIPREFIPAVQKGFAEAMKNGPMAGYPVDSMKVRLFHGSFHAVDSDSLSFEIAARDGFREAAKQAGPKLLEPIMSVEVTTPDEFTGPVTGDLNRRRGLMKGMDSKGGAQIVKADVPLSELFGYVTDLRTISSGRASATLTFSHYEILPPNMAETVIAKLKGAKV; encoded by the coding sequence ATGGCTGACTTAAAATATCTGCGCAATATTGGTATCATGGCGCACATTGATGCCGGAAAAACAACTACCAGTGAGCGTGTTCTGTACTACACAGGAAGAACTCACAAAATAGGTGAAGTACACGAAGGCGCTGCAACTATGGACTGGATGGTGCAGGAACAGGAACGTGGTATCACCATTACTTCTGCTGCTACTCACGCGCAATGGAATTATCCAACAGAGCAGGGCGAGGTTCTTGATGGTATAACAAAAACATATGAGATTAACCTGATTGATACTCCTGGTCACGTAGACTTTACTGTAGAAGTAGAGCGTTCTCTGCGTGTATTGGATGGTGCAGTTGCTTTGTTTGATGCCGTATCAGGTGTAGAACCTCAGTCTGAAACCGTATGGCGTCAGGCTAACAAGTACCATGTGCCACGTCTTTGTTTCGTAAACAAGATGGATCGTGCTGGTGCAGATTTCTTTAACTGTGTAAAAGAAATCAAAGAAAAACTGAATGCTAAACCTGTTCCGTTACAAGTTCCGATTGGTGCTGAAGATCAATTTAAAGGTGTTGTTGACCTGTTGATCATGAAAGGTATCATCTGGAATGAAGCAGATAAAGGTAAAACATATAAAATCATTGATATTCCTGAAGACCTGATTGAAACTGCTGATGAGTGGAGACAATATCTGGTTGAATCTGTAGCTGAATACGATGACCATCTGATGGAGAAGTTCTTTGATGATCCTAACTCTATCACACGTGAAGAAATGATGGTGGCTATTCGTAAAGCTACTATCGACATGACAATCACTCCTGTATTGTGTGGTTCTGCCTTCAAAAACAAAGGTGTACAAACTATGCTGGATGCGGTTATTGCCTATCTGCCTTCTCCATTAGATATGCCTGCAATTATGGGGGAAAATCCTGATTCAGGACAAGAAGAAGAAAGAAAGCCAGATGTAAATGGACCATTTGCCGCATTAGCATTCAAAATTGCAACAGATCCATATGTAGGTCGTCTTGCATTCTTCCGTGTATATTCAGGATATCTGGATGCTGGTTCTTATGTATTGAACATGCGTACTGGTAAAAAAGAGCGTATCTCTCGTCTGATGCAGATGCATGCTAACAAGCAGAATCCAATTGATAAGGTAGAAGCAGGTGATATCGCAGCAGGTGTTGGTTTCAAAGATATCAAAACTGGTGATACACTGGTTGATGAAAGCAAGCCTATCATTCTGGAGTCTATGAGCTTCCCAGAGCCTGTAATTGGATATGCTATTGAGCCTAAGAAACAAGCTGATGTTGATAAATTAAGTAACGCTATCACTAAACTGGTAGAAGAAGATCCAACACTTCGTGTAGAGACTGATCAGGAAACTGGACAGACTGTATTAAAGGGTATGGGTGAGTTGCACCTGGAAATCATCATTGACCGGATGAGACGTGAATTTAACGTTGAAATCAATCAGGGTGCTCCTCAGGTTGCTTACAAAGAAACTATCACCAAAACTATCGAACACCGTGAGGTATTTAAGAAACAAACGGGTGGTCGTGGTAAATTTGCGGATATTGTATTTGAAATCGGACCAATAGACGAAGATTTCAAAGCGGCTAACCCAACTGAAAGCTTCCAGTTTGTAAATGCAATCGTTGGTGGTGCTATTCCTCGCGAATTTATTCCTGCAGTTCAGAAAGGTTTTGCAGAAGCTATGAAAAACGGACCTATGGCAGGATATCCTGTTGATAGTATGAAAGTACGTTTGTTCCATGGTTCTTTCCACGCAGTTGACTCCGACTCACTGTCTTTCGAGATCGCTGCACGTGATGGTTTCCGCGAAGCTGCTAAACAAGCTGGTCCTAAATTACTTGAACCAATCATGAGTGTAGAAGTTACTACTCCTGACGAGTTTACAGGTCCTGTAACAGGTGACTTAAACCGTCGTCGTGGTTTGATGAAAGGTATGGACAGCAAAGGTGGTGCTCAAATTGTAAAAGCTGACGTTCCATTGTCTGAACTATTCGGATATGTAACTGATCTGCGTACTATTTCCTCTGGTCGCGCTTCTGCAACATTGACATTCTCTCATTATGAGATTTTGCCTCCTAACATGGCTGAAACAGTTATTGCAAAGCTTAAAGGAGCTAAAGTGTAA
- the rpsG gene encoding 30S ribosomal protein S7: MRKSKPQKRYVLPDPKFKDVLVTKFVNSLMYEGKKSIAYSIFYDAVDLVASRTNENGLDVWRKALNNIMPTVEVRSRRVGGATFQVPTEVRPERRQALGIKWMIAYARKRGEKTMTERLAGEIVAASKGEGAAVKKKDDTHRMADANKAFSHFKF, encoded by the coding sequence ATGAGAAAGTCTAAACCTCAAAAGCGCTACGTTTTACCTGATCCTAAATTTAAGGATGTATTGGTAACCAAATTTGTGAATTCATTGATGTATGAAGGAAAGAAGAGTATTGCTTACTCTATCTTCTATGATGCAGTTGATCTGGTTGCTAGTCGTACAAATGAAAATGGATTGGATGTATGGAGAAAGGCGTTGAATAATATTATGCCAACTGTAGAAGTTCGCAGTCGTCGGGTTGGTGGTGCTACATTCCAGGTTCCAACAGAAGTACGTCCTGAGCGTCGTCAGGCATTGGGTATCAAATGGATGATCGCCTATGCACGTAAACGTGGTGAGAAAACAATGACAGAAAGATTAGCAGGGGAGATTGTTGCTGCGTCTAAAGGCGAAGGTGCTGCTGTGAAAAAGAAAGATGATACTCATCGTATGGCGGATGCAAACAAAGCGTTCTCTCACTTTAAGTTTTAA
- the rpsL gene encoding 30S ribosomal protein S12, whose translation MPTIQQLVRKGRTQLEFKSKSPALDSCPQRRGVCTRVYTTTPKKPNSALRKVARVRLTNQKEVNAYIPGEGHNLQEHSIVLIRGGRVKDLPGVRYHIVRGALDTAGVQNRKQGRSKYGAKRPKPGQPAQPVKGKGGKK comes from the coding sequence ATGCCTACTATTCAACAGTTAGTACGTAAGGGAAGAACACAGTTGGAGTTTAAGTCAAAATCTCCTGCTTTGGATTCCTGTCCGCAGCGTCGCGGTGTGTGTACACGTGTGTATACAACGACGCCAAAAAAACCAAATTCTGCTTTGCGTAAAGTAGCTCGTGTGCGTTTGACAAATCAGAAAGAGGTTAACGCTTACATCCCTGGAGAAGGACATAACCTACAAGAGCACTCTATCGTTTTGATTCGTGGTGGTCGTGTGAAAGATCTTCCAGGTGTTCGTTATCACATCGTACGTGGTGCGTTGGATACTGCTGGTGTTCAGAACCGTAAACAAGGTCGTTCTAAGTACGGTGCTAAACGTCCGAAACCGGGTCAGCCAGCACAACCAGTAAAAGGAAAAGGTGGTAAAAAATAA
- the purE gene encoding 5-(carboxyamino)imidazole ribonucleotide mutase, translating into MVGIIMGSESDYRVMSDAANILQELSIPYEVSIVSAHRTPLRMVEYAQAARGRGIKVIVAGAGGAAHLPGMVASLTTLPVIGVPVKSSHSTDGWDSILSILQMPGGVPVATVALDGAKNAGILAAQILGVSDEKIANRLAAYKDDLKRKVEKMNERLNQPQF; encoded by the coding sequence ATGGTAGGTATTATTATGGGCAGTGAGTCTGATTATCGGGTAATGTCTGATGCTGCCAATATTCTTCAGGAATTATCCATCCCTTACGAAGTTTCTATTGTTTCAGCCCATCGTACACCTTTGCGTATGGTTGAATATGCTCAAGCGGCACGTGGCCGTGGAATAAAAGTAATCGTAGCAGGAGCCGGTGGTGCTGCTCATTTGCCAGGTATGGTTGCTTCTTTAACAACCCTTCCTGTAATCGGAGTGCCCGTAAAATCTTCTCATTCTACAGATGGATGGGATTCCATTTTATCCATTTTACAAATGCCAGGTGGAGTACCTGTTGCTACTGTTGCACTGGATGGTGCAAAAAACGCGGGTATACTTGCCGCTCAGATTCTGGGAGTTTCTGATGAGAAAATAGCCAATCGTTTAGCTGCGTATAAAGATGATTTAAAAAGAAAAGTTGAAAAGATGAATGAACGCTTAAATCAACCTCAGTTTTAA
- a CDS encoding 5-(carboxyamino)imidazole ribonucleotide synthase: MNPFSKTFKLGILGGGQLGRMLIQASIDLNTYIKIMDPDAEAPCKYLAHEFVQGSLMDFDAVYAFGKNVDVLTIEIEHVNVDALEKLEAEGVKVFPQPKVIRIIQDKRVQKQFYKDHDIPTPDFVLTDTVEDVAKHVDFLPAFQKLGKAGYDGRGVQRLKSAEDLGKAFTEPGLLEKAIDFEKEISVIVARRSNGEMETFPVVELVFHPVHNLVEYLFAPAQISVEVEEQAQQLARKVADKLEIVGLLAVEMFLTKEGEVLVNESAPRPHNSGHHTIKANYTSQFEQHLRAVLDLPLGSTHIKSLAAMVNLLGEAGYTGDAYYEGMETVLQIAGVYPHLYGKQTTKPFRKMGHVTILDINLSSLQNKVSVVRDGLKVISK; the protein is encoded by the coding sequence ATGAATCCGTTTAGTAAAACATTTAAACTAGGCATTCTCGGAGGAGGACAGCTTGGTCGCATGCTTATACAAGCCTCTATCGACTTAAATACATATATCAAAATCATGGACCCGGATGCGGAAGCCCCCTGCAAATATCTGGCCCATGAGTTTGTGCAGGGTTCTCTGATGGATTTCGACGCCGTCTATGCTTTTGGAAAAAATGTAGATGTACTTACCATTGAAATTGAACACGTCAATGTAGACGCACTGGAAAAACTGGAAGCCGAAGGAGTGAAAGTATTTCCTCAGCCTAAGGTAATCCGAATCATTCAGGACAAACGTGTACAAAAACAATTCTACAAAGACCACGACATTCCAACACCTGATTTTGTGCTGACAGATACAGTTGAAGACGTAGCAAAACACGTTGACTTTCTTCCTGCATTTCAAAAATTGGGCAAAGCAGGATACGATGGGAGAGGAGTACAGCGCTTAAAATCGGCTGAGGATCTGGGGAAAGCCTTTACTGAACCTGGTCTGCTGGAAAAAGCTATCGATTTTGAGAAAGAAATTTCAGTTATTGTGGCACGTCGGAGTAATGGCGAAATGGAAACATTCCCAGTGGTGGAGTTAGTATTTCATCCGGTACACAATCTGGTAGAGTACCTGTTTGCTCCTGCACAGATTTCCGTAGAGGTAGAGGAACAGGCTCAGCAATTAGCCCGTAAAGTGGCTGATAAGTTGGAGATAGTAGGTTTACTTGCTGTTGAGATGTTCTTGACCAAAGAGGGAGAAGTCTTGGTAAATGAATCTGCTCCCCGTCCACACAACAGCGGACACCATACTATCAAAGCCAATTATACTTCCCAGTTTGAACAACATCTCAGAGCCGTTCTGGATTTGCCATTGGGAAGTACACACATAAAATCACTTGCCGCTATGGTAAATCTGCTTGGTGAGGCAGGATACACCGGAGATGCATATTATGAAGGGATGGAAACTGTTTTGCAAATAGCAGGTGTATATCCTCATTTATATGGCAAGCAGACTACCAAGCCATTCAGAAAGATGGGACATGTAACCATTCTGGACATCAACCTGAGTTCTCTACAGAATAAAGTTTCGGTAGTCCGTGACGGTCTGAAAGTAATAAGCAAGTAG
- a CDS encoding acyltransferase, translating into MNNTELVTKPHYPILDGLRGVAAIIVVTFHLAEPLATGHLDNLVNHGYLAVDFFFLLSGFVMGYAYGDRWNKMTLGSFFKRRIVRLQPMVVLGMTLGAIGFYFTDSTLWPLIHTVPIWKMLLVLVIGYTILPVPLSLDIRGWQEMHPLNSVGWSLFFEYIANILYAIGIRKFSNTALSILVGIAAIALVHMAITNGDVSGGWTLNMEQVRIGLTRTIYPFFAGLLLSRIAKPIRIKNAFLWCSLLVAIVLYMPRIGGAEHLWMNGIYDSICIIVIFPLIVYLGASGVIQSQRENRICKFLGDISYPLYLVHYPLVYFYVAWISNHKGITIVQVWPYALLILTGSIILAYAALKWYDEPIRRWLHKKLT; encoded by the coding sequence ATGAACAATACAGAGTTAGTCACCAAGCCACACTACCCCATATTAGACGGCCTTCGTGGTGTCGCAGCCATAATCGTTGTAACCTTTCACCTGGCTGAGCCTTTAGCCACTGGCCATTTGGATAATCTGGTCAATCATGGTTACCTGGCTGTCGATTTTTTCTTTTTATTATCAGGTTTTGTGATGGGCTATGCATATGGCGACCGCTGGAATAAGATGACCCTTGGCAGCTTTTTCAAACGCCGTATTGTCCGTCTTCAGCCTATGGTAGTTTTGGGGATGACCCTTGGCGCTATTGGATTCTATTTCACAGATTCCACCCTATGGCCTCTTATTCATACCGTTCCCATCTGGAAGATGCTGCTGGTGCTGGTGATCGGTTATACAATCCTGCCCGTGCCCTTATCACTTGATATACGTGGCTGGCAGGAGATGCACCCATTGAACAGCGTGGGATGGTCACTGTTCTTTGAATACATTGCCAACATTCTATATGCTATCGGGATTCGGAAATTTTCCAACACCGCATTGAGTATCTTAGTAGGCATCGCTGCTATCGCACTTGTCCATATGGCAATCACAAACGGCGACGTTAGTGGTGGCTGGACGCTGAATATGGAACAGGTACGAATTGGGTTAACCCGTACCATATATCCCTTCTTTGCTGGTCTGTTATTATCCCGGATAGCAAAGCCGATCCGAATTAAAAACGCCTTTTTATGGTGCAGTCTTTTAGTAGCTATAGTACTTTATATGCCCCGCATTGGCGGGGCTGAGCATCTCTGGATGAATGGAATTTATGACTCTATTTGTATTATCGTCATTTTCCCGCTTATCGTATACCTTGGTGCAAGTGGGGTAATTCAAAGTCAACGAGAAAACAGAATATGCAAATTCTTAGGTGATATATCTTATCCACTTTACCTGGTACATTACCCGCTAGTCTATTTTTATGTTGCCTGGATCAGCAATCATAAAGGCATAACAATTGTGCAGGTGTGGCCCTATGCTTTACTTATTTTAACAGGTAGTATCATTTTAGCCTATGCCGCTTTGAAATGGTACGATGAGCCGATTCGCAGGTGGTTACACAAAAAGCTTACGTAG
- a CDS encoding bifunctional aconitate hydratase 2/2-methylisocitrate dehydratase, which translates to MSIYSEYLKEIEERKVQDLHPKPIDGAELLSEIIAQIKDRNNAHRKDSLRFFIYNVLPGTTSAAGVKAKFLKEIILGTSIVEEISPAFAFELLGHMKGGPSIEVLLDLALGDDTTIAKQAAEVLKTQVFLYDADTDRLKEAFKNDNPIAREILESYAQAEFFTKLPEVPEEIHIVTFIAGEGDISTDLLSPGNQAHSRSDRELHGKCMITPQAQAEIKALQAQHPDKSIMLIAEKGTMGVGSSRMSGVNNVALWTGKQASPYVPFVNIAPIVGGTNGISPIFLTTVDVTGGIGIDLKNWVKKVDENGKVIRNENGEPILEQVYSVATGTVLTINTKTKKLYNGEKELIDISKALTPQKKEFIRAGGSYAIVFGKKIQTVAAKILGIEPTPVFAPSKEISNEGQGLTAVEKIFNKNAVGITPGKVLHAGSDVRVEVNIVGSQDTTGLMTAQELESMAATVISPIVDGAYQSGCHTASVWDKKAQANIPKLMKFMNEFGLITARDPKGEYHSMTDVIHKVLNDITVDEWAIIIGGDSHTRMSKGVAFGADSGTVALALATGEASMPIPESVKVTFKGEMKDHMDFRDVVHATQAQMLQKFGGENVFQGRVIEVHIGTLPADQAFTFTDWTAEMKAKASICISEDDTLIQSLEIAKGRIQIMIDKGMDNSRQVLQGLINRADKRIAEIKSGEKPALTPDANAKYYAEVVIDLDAIAEPMIADPDVNNDDVSKRYTHDTIRALSYYSGEKKVDLGFVGSCMVHKGDLKIVSQMLKNLEEQQGKVEFHAPLVVAAPTYNIIDELQAEGDWEILQKYSGFEFNDNAPKNTARTEYENMMYLERPGCNLCMGNQEKAAKGDTVMATSTRLFQGRVVEDSDRKKGESLLASTPVVVLSSILGRIPTIEEYKAAVVGINLTKFAPPLKNLTSTAKDTLSY; encoded by the coding sequence ATGAGCATTTATAGTGAATACCTAAAAGAAATTGAAGAAAGAAAAGTTCAGGATCTTCATCCAAAACCGATTGATGGTGCTGAATTGCTAAGTGAGATCATTGCACAAATAAAAGATCGCAATAATGCGCACAGAAAAGATTCTCTCCGCTTTTTTATCTATAATGTATTGCCGGGAACTACCAGTGCGGCAGGTGTGAAAGCTAAGTTCTTAAAAGAAATTATTCTGGGTACATCCATAGTTGAAGAGATTTCACCTGCTTTTGCTTTTGAATTATTAGGACACATGAAAGGTGGTCCTTCCATTGAAGTGTTGCTGGATCTGGCTTTGGGTGATGATACTACTATAGCGAAACAAGCTGCCGAAGTCCTTAAAACACAGGTATTCCTGTATGATGCCGACACGGATCGTTTGAAAGAAGCATTCAAAAACGACAATCCAATAGCTAGAGAGATACTTGAAAGTTACGCACAGGCTGAATTCTTTACAAAGTTACCTGAAGTACCTGAAGAAATTCATATAGTGACTTTTATTGCTGGTGAAGGTGACATCTCAACCGATCTGCTGTCTCCGGGTAACCAGGCGCATTCCCGCTCAGACCGTGAACTACACGGTAAATGCATGATCACCCCTCAGGCACAAGCCGAAATCAAAGCATTACAGGCACAACATCCTGACAAGAGTATAATGCTGATCGCTGAGAAAGGCACTATGGGTGTAGGTTCATCCAGAATGTCTGGTGTAAATAACGTGGCGCTATGGACAGGTAAACAAGCAAGTCCCTATGTCCCGTTTGTGAATATTGCCCCTATTGTAGGTGGCACAAATGGAATTTCTCCTATCTTCCTTACTACTGTTGATGTTACTGGCGGAATTGGTATTGACCTCAAAAACTGGGTAAAGAAGGTAGATGAGAATGGCAAAGTTATTCGCAATGAAAATGGGGAGCCTATTCTTGAGCAAGTATACTCTGTTGCTACAGGTACTGTTCTTACAATCAATACGAAGACAAAGAAATTATATAATGGTGAAAAGGAGCTGATTGACATCTCTAAGGCACTTACGCCTCAGAAAAAAGAGTTTATCAGAGCAGGTGGATCATATGCCATCGTATTTGGTAAAAAAATCCAGACAGTTGCTGCAAAAATTTTAGGTATAGAACCAACTCCTGTATTTGCTCCGTCAAAAGAGATTTCCAATGAGGGACAAGGTCTGACAGCAGTAGAGAAGATATTTAATAAAAACGCTGTTGGTATTACTCCAGGTAAAGTATTACACGCTGGTTCGGATGTTCGTGTAGAAGTGAATATTGTAGGTTCTCAGGATACAACCGGACTAATGACCGCTCAGGAACTCGAGTCTATGGCAGCTACCGTGATTTCTCCAATTGTAGATGGTGCTTATCAATCTGGTTGTCATACTGCCTCTGTATGGGATAAGAAGGCACAGGCAAACATTCCAAAGCTTATGAAGTTCATGAATGAGTTTGGATTGATTACTGCCCGTGATCCGAAAGGCGAATATCATTCCATGACGGATGTAATTCACAAGGTGCTTAACGATATCACAGTCGATGAGTGGGCCATCATCATTGGTGGTGACTCTCACACAAGAATGTCGAAAGGGGTTGCCTTTGGGGCTGACTCAGGTACCGTTGCGTTAGCACTAGCTACTGGTGAAGCATCCATGCCAATTCCGGAATCTGTAAAAGTAACCTTCAAAGGCGAAATGAAGGATCATATGGATTTTCGTGATGTAGTACATGCTACCCAAGCACAGATGCTTCAGAAATTTGGCGGGGAGAACGTTTTCCAAGGTAGAGTTATTGAAGTACACATTGGAACCCTTCCTGCTGACCAGGCTTTCACATTCACAGACTGGACAGCAGAGATGAAGGCAAAAGCTTCTATCTGTATTTCTGAAGATGACACGCTGATTCAATCACTGGAAATTGCAAAAGGCCGAATCCAGATCATGATCGACAAAGGTATGGATAACAGCAGACAGGTTCTTCAGGGATTGATCAACAGAGCAGATAAGAGAATTGCAGAGATTAAATCAGGCGAAAAACCTGCTTTAACTCCAGATGCGAATGCCAAATATTATGCGGAAGTAGTAATTGATCTGGACGCAATTGCTGAACCAATGATTGCCGACCCAGATGTGAATAATGACGACGTTTCCAAGCGATATACTCACGATACCATTCGTGCACTATCTTACTATAGCGGCGAGAAAAAAGTGGATCTAGGTTTTGTTGGATCTTGTATGGTGCATAAAGGAGATTTGAAAATTGTCTCTCAAATGCTCAAGAATCTGGAAGAACAACAAGGTAAAGTTGAGTTTCATGCACCGCTTGTAGTGGCAGCTCCAACATACAACATTATTGATGAACTTCAGGCTGAGGGAGATTGGGAGATATTGCAAAAGTATTCTGGTTTTGAATTCAATGATAATGCACCAAAAAACACAGCACGTACCGAATATGAAAATATGATGTATCTCGAACGTCCGGGCTGTAATCTTTGTATGGGTAACCAGGAAAAAGCAGCAAAAGGAGATACTGTAATGGCAACCTCGACTCGTCTTTTCCAGGGAAGAGTTGTAGAAGATTCAGATCGTAAAAAAGGAGAGTCTCTTCTTGCCTCTACACCAGTAGTTGTCCTTTCTTCAATCCTTGGACGAATCCCTACTATAGAGGAATACAAAGCGGCAGTTGTTGGTATCAATCTGACTAAGTTCGCACCTCCTCTGAAGAATTTAACTTCAACTGCAAAAGACACGCTGTCTTATTAA
- a CDS encoding leucine-rich repeat domain-containing protein codes for MSVTLFEEENIYRLFASGQPDNIQIGLQVAQALTITIQPYLDEIEKIYRLVYPRKKARPVAQLLFVQGATQLKLSDKSLSSIPEGIRHMKLLTELSLDTNNLTSLPEAIGQLNQLRVVNLQRNQLNSLPDSFGRLNNLIEFDLIQNQFEQWPEPINYLSALQELYFSDNLLTAIPTDIAKLTQLKKLFLVKNQLRELPEQVGSLTELGMLALADNQLISLPESIGNLSKLTYLNLSYNLLSELPKSFNLLKQLETLYLKHNYLTSWPKHAELTNLKRLDLSGNKLTKLPESITQLTNLKELILTDNPLNAKAKSSIKNWLPNCRITF; via the coding sequence ATGTCAGTTACTCTTTTTGAAGAAGAAAACATCTATCGATTATTTGCATCCGGACAGCCGGACAATATCCAGATTGGCTTACAAGTTGCTCAGGCGCTAACTATTACTATACAACCCTACCTTGACGAAATTGAAAAGATTTATCGGCTGGTCTATCCCCGGAAAAAAGCCCGGCCTGTTGCTCAGCTTCTATTTGTACAGGGTGCTACCCAATTGAAACTTTCTGATAAATCTCTGAGTAGTATACCAGAGGGAATCAGACACATGAAACTACTTACTGAGTTAAGTCTGGATACAAACAATCTTACCAGCCTCCCTGAAGCCATTGGTCAGTTAAATCAACTACGAGTAGTAAACCTGCAACGAAATCAGCTGAATTCTTTGCCTGATTCCTTTGGTAGATTAAACAATTTAATTGAGTTTGATCTTATTCAAAACCAATTTGAACAATGGCCTGAACCTATCAATTATCTTTCTGCACTTCAGGAACTCTACTTTTCAGATAATCTGCTGACAGCTATACCAACCGATATTGCTAAACTGACCCAACTGAAGAAATTGTTTTTAGTGAAAAATCAACTCAGAGAACTGCCCGAACAAGTGGGCTCTCTGACAGAGTTAGGGATGCTGGCGTTAGCAGACAATCAACTTATAAGCCTACCGGAAAGTATAGGTAATCTGAGCAAGCTTACCTATTTAAATCTGTCTTACAATCTCCTTTCAGAGCTTCCGAAATCTTTCAATCTGTTGAAACAGCTTGAAACACTATACTTGAAACACAATTACCTTACATCCTGGCCTAAGCATGCTGAACTAACTAACCTGAAGCGATTAGATCTGTCTGGAAACAAGCTCACTAAACTTCCTGAATCAATTACCCAACTTACTAATCTAAAGGAGTTAATACTTACCGATAATCCACTGAATGCAAAGGCTAAATCTTCTATAAAAAACTGGTTACCAAATTGCCGGATTACTTTCTGA
- a CDS encoding DUF7677 family protein has product MKLSHSFSGALRTFAYFMASGTHYMLEGIEYLSLYGEEPSAIEQAFAIYANVIEVDENGTVLNAKYAEKRATQYIRSYCDSAFEVEPPFEDWELVLHGPPPLKDRI; this is encoded by the coding sequence ATGAAATTAAGCCATTCCTTTAGTGGAGCCCTGCGGACCTTCGCCTATTTTATGGCAAGTGGTACACATTATATGCTGGAAGGCATAGAGTATCTTTCTCTCTATGGAGAAGAACCCAGTGCTATCGAACAGGCCTTTGCGATTTATGCTAATGTGATTGAGGTAGATGAAAATGGAACAGTTTTAAATGCAAAGTATGCAGAAAAGAGAGCTACCCAATATATTCGCTCTTATTGTGATTCTGCTTTTGAAGTCGAGCCTCCATTTGAAGACTGGGAACTGGTATTACATGGCCCTCCACCACTAAAAGATCGTATCTGA